AGCGCCACATGCCGCGGTAGCCGTCCATGGCGGCGAGGCAGGCCAGTTTGATGCCCACGGCCCAGGCGGCCCAGGCGGTGAAGTTCTCCCACTGCGCCCCGGGCAAGGCGCCCTCGAACCGGGTGAGGTATGCCAGCAGATGCGCCGCCAGGGCCAACAGGGCATCCAGGGCCAGCAGCAGCCAGGCGTTGCGGTGGGAGAGAAGCCGCAGCAGGCGCATGGGCTACGCGCTCGCCGCAGCGGCGAGGATCTCGCAGATGCGGTCCTGGTCCGCCTCGGTCAAGGTCGTTCCGGACGGCAGGGCCAGGCCGCGGGCAAACAGGTCGTCTGCCACGTCGCCGCCTTCCACCAACCCCGCCCCGGCCAGCTCGGTCAGGGCCGGCTGGCGATGCAGCGGCGTCCACAGGGCGCGGGCCTCGATGTTCTCGCGCTCCAGGGCCAGGCGCACGGCCTCGCGGCGGGCGTGCCCGCGGGCCGAGCCGGGATCGTCGAAGACGATGCACGTCAGCCAGTGGTTGGACGTGCCCCAGGCCGGATCCGGCTCGGGCAAAAAGGAGATCCCCGCCACCCCGGCCAACCGCTCCCGGTAGCCCTCCAGCACGCGCCGCTTCTGCTCCAGCCGCTGCGGCAGGGCCTCCAGCTGCGCCCGGCCCAGGGCGGCCAGCAGGTTGCTCAGGCGGTAGCTGTAGCCCAGGAAGGAATGGGTGAAGAACGGGCCGGGGTCCCGGGCCATAGTGGCCAGGGCCAGGGCCTTTTCGGCATCCTCCGGACGGGCGCAGCAGAGCATGCCGCCGCCGGAGGTGGTGATGAGCTTGTTGCCGTTGAAGGAAAGAATGCCGAAGTCGCCCAGGGTGCCGGTGTGGCGGCCCAGGGCCGTGGCGGCCAGGGACTCGGCAGCGTCCTCGATGAGCGCCAGCCCGAAGCGGCGGGCGAGGTCCAGGAACCGATCCATGCGCGCGGGCCGGCCATAGCCGTGCACCACCACCAAGGCCTTGGCCGGGCGGCCCTCCCGCTGCAGGCGGACCAGGGCGGCTTCGGCGCGATCGGGATCCATGTTCCAGGTGGCGTATTCGGCGTCCACGGCGCAGATCTGCGCCCCCAGCTGCACCACGGGCGCGGCCGAGGCGATGAAGGCGAAGTCCGGACAAAGCACCACGTCCCCTGCGCCCACCCCGGCCAACACCAGGGCCAGATGCAGGGCCGCAGCGCCGGAGTTCAGGGCCACCAGCCGCCGGCCGGTGGTGGGAAGCGCGGGAAGCGCCAGCAGCCGGCCGATCTCGGCCTCAAAGGCGTCCAGATCCGGCCCCACGGGGGCGAGATAGTTGCTCTCCAGGGCCTGCTGCAAAAACGCCAGCTCCGTGCCCGCACGGTGCGGCGGAGAAAGAAAAATCCGGTCTGCCATGGGGCGCGTCTCCAACAGATTGCGGTTACGAATACACGTCTCTGGAAAGGGAGTTCTTCCCCCGAAAATTCTTTACCCTACCCCACATCCCGCGGCGGCAGCTTGCGCACCACCACGGCCGGCACGCCCAGGGCCAGGCTGTCCGGCGGGATATCCTTGACCACGGCCGCGCCCGCGCCCACCACGCACTGTTCGCCCACGCGCATCTCCTGGATCACGCAGCTGCCGATGCCCAGGTGGGTGCAGTCCCCCACCTGCACGCCGCCAGCCAGGCGCACGCCCGGGGAGCAGTGCACGCCGTCGCCCAGCACGCAGTCATGATCCACGCTGGCGGCGGTGTTGACGATGCAGCTGCAGCCCAGAATGGCCCCCGGCTGGACCACGGCCATGGCGAACACCACCGTGCCCGCGCCCAGTGTGGCATGGGGGGAGACCCAGGCCCGCGGGTGCACCACCGTGGGCACGGTGTAGCCTTGGGAAAGCAGATCCAGCGTCAGGGCCAGACGGCGGTGATTGTCGCCAAGGGCCGGCAGCACGGCCACTTCCGGGCCGGGAGGGGGCAGGGCGTCCTCGCCGCCGAGCACGAGCGCCCCCATGATCTGCGTGCCGTGCAGGGTGGCGTTGCCATCCAGAAACAGACACGCCTTGAAGGCGCCGCAGGCCTGGGCCGTTTCCAGCACCACGCGGCCGTGGCCGCCTGCGCCGAGGATGTAGCACATGGGGAGATTCATTGCTGCTGATCGCTTCCTTGAAACGGCGCACGGGTGGCATGACCGGGCTGGCAGACATTGCGGCGCGCCAGCACCAGACAAATCGTCCGCCAAAGGATGGAGATATCCAACAAAAAGGCACAATTGTCCACATATTCCACGTCCAGGCGGAACTGCTCCTCCCAGGTGCAGGCGTTGCGGCCCGAGACCTGCGCCAGGCCCGTGATGCCCGGCCGCACCAGATGCCGGCGGCGTTGTGCGGCATTGTATTTGTCCAGATATTCCATAAGCAGGGGCCGCGGACCCACCAGGCTCATGGTTCCGTTGAGCACCAGGAGCAGTTCGGGCAGTTCGTCCAGGCTGGTGGCCCGCAGCCAGCGGCCCAGGGCGGTGAGCCGCTCGGCATCGCTGCCGGGGCCGTCGCGCATGGTGCGGAACTTCACCAGCTCGAAGGGTGCGCCCAGGAGGCCGGGGCGCTGCTGCCGGAACAGCACCGGCCGGCCCAGCCCCACGCGCACCGCCGCGGCCGTGGCCAGCATCAGGGGCAGCCACAGGGGGGCAAGGGCGAGGGTCAGGGCGAGGTCCAGGGGGCGTTTCCACCAGGGCAGGCGCGGGGATTCGGCGGCGGGCATGCCCCGGCATAGCCCCTTTCCTGCAGGGGGGCAATGGCTGGGCACGGGGGATTTTTTGCCGAAGTTGCCGCGCGGGTTCCCGGCTTGTCTTTTTGCGGCGGCGTGTTATTGTACCGTACCGTCTGCACCCTATCTGCCGTTCACCCAGAACGTGTCAAGGAGCTTTGTCATGGACCCAAAGACCATACTCTGGCCCACGGACCTGAGCAGCGAATCCATTGCCTCCGCCCCGAAGGTGATGGCGCTTTCGCAGCAATACAACGCTGCTGTGGTGATGCTGTATGTTGCGGTGGACCTGTGCAGCTATTTCCCCGCCTACGGCAACTTCCCCTCCAATGAGGTGGTGGACCACTTCCGCCTGTGGGAAATCAAGCACGCCCGCGCACTGATGGAAGACGTGTGCGAAAAGGATTTCAAGGCCTGCCCGCATCTGGAGCTGGAGCTGGCCAACGGTGATCCTGTGGAGGAGATTTTCAAGATGGCTGCCCGGAAGAATGCGGATCTCATTGTCATGACCGCCACGCACGGCCGCCATGGCAAGGACGGCCCTGGCCTGGGCCACGTGGCCGAAGCCGTGGCCACCCGGGGCGCACTGCCCGTGCTGTTTGTGACGCCGTAAGCCCGCGCGGCTGGTTCGCGTGTTCGGGGGGACCAGTGCCGGTTCCCCCGAACGCGGCCACCCGTGCAAAGACGCGCGCTATTCGCCCAGGTAGGCTTTTCGGATTTCCGGATTGTGCAGCAGGGTCTTAGCATCGTCCTCCAGCACCACGCGGCCGGTCTCCAGCACGTAGCCGCGGTGGGCCATCTGCAGGGCGATGTTGGCGTTCTGCTCCACCAGCAGGATGGTCATGCCGCGTTCGGCGTTCACCGTGCGGATAATCTGGAAGATGTGCTTGGCGAACAGGGGCGAGAGGCCCAGGGACGGTTCGTCCAGCAGCAGCAGCGTGGGCCGGCCCATAAGCGCCCGGGCGATGGCCAGCATCTGCTGTTCCCCGCCGGAGAGGGTGCCGCCGTGCTGGTGGGCGCGTTCCTTGAGCTTGGGGAACAGGTCGAAGACCATGTTTTGATCGTCCCGGATGCCGGCGGCGTCCTTGCGCAGGTAGGCCCCCATCTCCAGGTTCTCCAGCACGGTAAGGCGCGGGAAGATGCGCCGGCCTTCGGGCACCTGCACGAGTCCGCGCTTGGGCAGGGCATGCGCCGGCACGCCGCGGATGGGGCTGCCATCATACGTGATGCTGCCTGCCGAGGCCTTGACCACGCCGCAAATGGTCATCAGTGTGGTGGATTTGCCGGCCCCGTTGGCCCCGATGATGGTCACGATCTCGCCGGCGTAAATCTTGAGAGACACGTCCTTGAGGGCCTGAATGCGGCCGTAGCAGGCGTCCACGTTCGCCAGTTCCAGCAGGGGGGCGCGTTCGTGCATCATGCCTCGTCCTCCCCGCGCTTGCCCATGCGCATGGCCGGGATGAGCCCCTGGGGCCGCACGAGCATCATCACGGCCATGGCGCCGCCGAACACCAGCATGCGGTATTGCTCGAACTCCCGGAAGACCTCGGGCAGGGCGATGAGCGCCAGGGCTCCCAGCACAATGCCCGGGATGGAACCCAGCCCGCCCAGCACCACCATGGCCAGCACCAGGGCCGATTCGATGAACGAAAAACTATTGGGCGCCACGGACTTCATACGCGCGGCAAAGAAGGCCCCGGCCAGGCCGCCAAAGGTGGCCCCCATGGCATAGGCCAGCAGCTTGAAGCGAAAGGTGTTCACGCCCATGAGCTCGGCGGCGGTCTCATCCTCGCGGATGGCTTCCCAGGCCCGGCCAATGCGCGAAAAATTCAGGTGCCGCACGGCAATCACCGTCCCCACAGCCAGCACCAGCACCACATAGTACATCTGATCCAGCTTGCGCAGCAGGACATGTTCCAGGGAGATGCCGCCGTCAAACACCACGGTGTAGAAGCCCGGCGGCGGGATGCTGATGATGCCGTTGGGGCCGTTGGTCAGACTCATCCAGTTGTTGATGATGATGCGGATGATCTCCCCGAACCCCAGGGTGACGATGGCCAGATAGTCCCCGCGCATGCGCAGGGTCGGATACCCGATGCAGGCCCCGGCCACGGCAGCCAACACCGCGGCAATAGGCAGGCAGATCCAGAAGGACACGCCAAACTGCGTGGCCAGGATGGCGTAGGTGTACGCGCCCACGCCGTAAAAGGCGATGTAGCCCAGATCCAGCAGGCCGCACAGTCCCACCACCACATTCAGGCCCAGGCCCAGACAGACGTACACCAGCACGTTCACGGCCACATCCACGCCGTAGCGGCCCACCAGTTGCGGGTACGCCGCCAGACCGGCCAGCAGCAGCGTGATCCACACGAAGGTCGGCACACGGGAGACGGCCGTTGCCGCGCCGGCCCGGGCCGAGTCCGCCGCCCGGCGGAGTCCGGCCGCCGCAGGCAGATGCGAGAGGGACACCAGCCCCACAATGCCCACCGCAGCCAGGGCCACCGGCTTGAGCACGTTCCACGTGGTCTGGAAGGTCAACCCGTCCGGGGTGATGCCCAGCAGCGGGAACAGCAGCAGGGCAAACCAGCCCAGGCCCACGGCCAGGCCCAGCCACAGGCGCGCGTGCTTAGACCCGAGCGTCATTGACGTTCTCTCCCATGATGCCCGTGGGGCGGAAGTACAGCACGGCGATGAGGATGATGAAGGCAAAGACGTCCTTGTACTCCCCGCCGTGCGGGATGTAGGCCGCGGCCATAATCTCCACCATGGCGATGAGGAACCCGCCCAGCATGGCCCCGTACAGGTTGCCAATGCCGCCCAGCACGGCCGCGGAAAAGGCCTTGATGCCGGGGACAAAGCCCATGTCGTAGCGCACCGAACCGTAGTACAGGCCCACCAGGATGCCCGCCGCCGCCGCCAGGGCCGCGCCGATGGCGAAGGTGACGCTGATGATGCGGTTGGCGTCGATGCCGGTCAGCGCGCTCATGGTCTTGTCCATGGAGGTGGCGCGCATGGCCTTGCCGAGCTTGGTTTTGAAGACCACGAAATTCAGGGTCAACAGCAGCGTGACGGTCAGGCCGAGGATCAATCCCTGCATGAGGCTGATGGTCACCGGCCCCAGGGTGATGGAACCATGGGTGAACTCGGTGGGATAGGCCTTGTCGTACACGCCCTGGGTCAGCATGAGCCCGTTCTGCAGAAAAATGCTCATCCCCAGGGCGGAGAGCAGCACCGAAAGCCGGGTGGAACTACGCAGGGGCTTGTAGGCCACCTTTTCCACGGCCATGGCCAGCATGGCGCAGTAGGCCATGGAGAGGCATAGCGCCACCCCCAGGCACAGCCAGGGGTGGGAGTCCATGTAGCCCTGGGAGGCCAGAAAGGAGAGCAGAATCACGCCCATGTAGCCCCCGGCGGCAAAGAACTCGCCGTGGGCAAAGTTGATGAGCTGGATGATGCCGTACACCATGGTGTAGCCCAGCGCCACCAGGGCGTAGACGCCGCCGAGGGTCAGGCCATTGAGGAATTGCTGAAGAAAATAGTCCATGGTTCCGGCCGCAGGCTAAAGGAATATGCAGGGGCAAGAGGGGGGACGCGCTGCCCCGGGGCTCCCCGGACGGCGTCCCCCTCCGCAGAACGACTCTCCCTAGTAGGTCTTGCCGGTGGCAGGATCCCAATAGTTGATGAACTGGCCGCCCTTGACCTGGCGGATGATGTAGTTGGAGCCGGAGTCCCCGTTTTCGGTGAACTTGATCTTCTTGGTGGCGCCCTGGAAGTCCATCTTCAGGATTTCAGCGCGAACCTTGGCCGGGTCCGTGCTGCCGGCGGCCTTGATGGCGCTGAAGAGCACGGTGGCGGCGTCGTAGGCGTAGCCGGAGTAGGCGCCGGGCTTGCCGAATTCTTCGTAGGCAGCCAGGAACTTCTTGAAGGTGGGGGCGTCTTCGTCAATGAAGCCGAAGGTCAGGTACACGCCTTCGGCGGCGTCCTTGGCCACTTCCATGAGCTGGGGATGGTACACGGCGTCCTGGGCCAGGATGGCGGCGTCGATGCCGGTGCGCTTGGCCTGGATGAGCATCAGGGCCCCGGAGGCGCTGTTCTGCAGGCTCATGTAGAAGACGTCGGGCTTGGCAGCCTTGATCTTGGTCAGCACGGCGCTGAAGTCCTTGTCGCCTTCGTTCACGTGGTCGCGGGCCACGGTGAGGCCGGCGGCTTCGGAGAGCTTGGCCACGTTGTCGGCCAGGCCCTGGGAATAGGTGGTCTTGTCGTCCACGATGAAGATGCTTTTGGCCTTCAGATTATTCTGGATGAACGCCATGGCGGCCTTGGACTGGTCGTCGTCGCGGCCGCAGATGCGCCACATGTGCTTGAGGCCACGCTCGGTGACTTTTTCGCTGGTGGAGCCGGGGGTCAGCATGGGGATGTCTTCCTCGGCCAGCACTTCGGATGCGGGAATGGTGGCGGAGGAGCAGTACGCGCCGACAACGCCCACCACTTTGGAGTTGATGAGCTTGTTGGCAGCGGCCACAGCCTGGCGGGGGTCGCAGGCGCTGTCTTCGGCCATGAGTTCGATCTTGTCGAAGCCCGGCAGGCCGCCTTCAGCAGTGACCACCTTGATGGCGGCGCGCACGCCGTTGGCAATATCGTTGCCGTCGGCGGCGTAGGGGCCGGTCAGGGGAGACAGGGAGCCAACCTTAAGGGTCTGAGCCCAGGCAAACTGCGCCGTGCCCAGGCAGAGGGCCAGCACCAGCACGACGAGACGGGAAATGCGCATGGAACACATCCTCCTGAAAAGAAATGTTGAATCACACCATACGCCTGATCCGGTCGCCGTGTCGTTCAGACGGACGCTCCCAGATAGGCTTCTACAACTCGCTGATCGCGCTGCACTTCCTCCGGAAGCCCGGCGCAGATGATCTCGCCGTGGTCCAGGACCACCACCCGATGGGAGAGGTTCATCACCACGCTCATGTCGTGTTCCACCAGCAGCACGTTGATGCCCGTGGCGGCAATGCGGCGGATGGTCTCCATCAGGTCCTTGGACTCCGAGGGATTCAGCCCGGCGGCCGGCTCGTCCAGCAGCAGCGTCCGCGGCTCGCTGCCCAGGGCCCGGGCAATCTCCAGGCGGCGTTGCAGGCCGTAGGGCAGATTGCGGGCGACTTCGTCGGCGTACTGGTCCATGCCCACGAACGCCAGGGCGGCATGGGCCTTTTCCTCGATGCGGCGTTCCTCGCGGCGCTGACCGGGCAGGCGGAAGATGGCCCCGACCACCCCGGCCGAAGCCCGGCAGTGCTGCGCCACCATCACGTTTTCCAATGCCGTCATCGCCGTGAACAGCCGGATATTCTGAAAGGTGCGGGCAATGCCCCGCGCCAGTCGCTGGAAGGGCCGCAGGTGCAGAATGCTCTGCCCATCGTAGCGCACGTCACCATCGGACGGCTTGTAGACGCCGGTGATGACGTTGAAGATGGTCGTCTTGCCTGCGCCGTTGGGGCCGATGAGCCCGAGGATCTCCCCTTCCTGCAACGACAAATCAGCCCTGCTCAGGGCCTGAAGTCCGCCGAAGCGGACACTGACGTCGTGGAGTTGCAGCAGTGCCATGGGACGCTGAACATACACAAACGTAACGAGAAAAAGCAAGCCGCCACAATGACATTATTGTCAATATCGCCACTCAACTTGTGCTTTTCCGCCCGAATTGCTGCAGCCCCAGTCCGGCCAGCACCAGCGCCAGCCCTGCAAAGGTGCTGGCGTGGATGGTTTCGCCCAACAAAAAATGAATCAGCACCAGGGAGATGGGCGGCGACAGGAAAATCAGCGTGGAGACCTGCGCCGCGCTGGGAGCCAGCCGCAGGGCCGTGACCCACAGGGCGAAGGTCAGCCCCATCTCCAGGCAGCCGATGTACGCCGCC
This sequence is a window from Megalodesulfovibrio gigas DSM 1382 = ATCC 19364. Protein-coding genes within it:
- a CDS encoding ABC transporter ATP-binding protein; the protein is MALLQLHDVSVRFGGLQALSRADLSLQEGEILGLIGPNGAGKTTIFNVITGVYKPSDGDVRYDGQSILHLRPFQRLARGIARTFQNIRLFTAMTALENVMVAQHCRASAGVVGAIFRLPGQRREERRIEEKAHAALAFVGMDQYADEVARNLPYGLQRRLEIARALGSEPRTLLLDEPAAGLNPSESKDLMETIRRIAATGINVLLVEHDMSVVMNLSHRVVVLDHGEIICAGLPEEVQRDQRVVEAYLGASV
- a CDS encoding ABC transporter ATP-binding protein yields the protein MMHERAPLLELANVDACYGRIQALKDVSLKIYAGEIVTIIGANGAGKSTTLMTICGVVKASAGSITYDGSPIRGVPAHALPKRGLVQVPEGRRIFPRLTVLENLEMGAYLRKDAAGIRDDQNMVFDLFPKLKERAHQHGGTLSGGEQQMLAIARALMGRPTLLLLDEPSLGLSPLFAKHIFQIIRTVNAERGMTILLVEQNANIALQMAHRGYVLETGRVVLEDDAKTLLHNPEIRKAYLGE
- a CDS encoding sugar transferase, which translates into the protein MPAAESPRLPWWKRPLDLALTLALAPLWLPLMLATAAAVRVGLGRPVLFRQQRPGLLGAPFELVKFRTMRDGPGSDAERLTALGRWLRATSLDELPELLLVLNGTMSLVGPRPLLMEYLDKYNAAQRRRHLVRPGITGLAQVSGRNACTWEEQFRLDVEYVDNCAFLLDISILWRTICLVLARRNVCQPGHATRAPFQGSDQQQ
- a CDS encoding universal stress protein, which gives rise to MDPKTILWPTDLSSESIASAPKVMALSQQYNAAVVMLYVAVDLCSYFPAYGNFPSNEVVDHFRLWEIKHARALMEDVCEKDFKACPHLELELANGDPVEEIFKMAARKNADLIVMTATHGRHGKDGPGLGHVAEAVATRGALPVLFVTP
- a CDS encoding acetyltransferase, coding for MNLPMCYILGAGGHGRVVLETAQACGAFKACLFLDGNATLHGTQIMGALVLGGEDALPPPGPEVAVLPALGDNHRRLALTLDLLSQGYTVPTVVHPRAWVSPHATLGAGTVVFAMAVVQPGAILGCSCIVNTAASVDHDCVLGDGVHCSPGVRLAGGVQVGDCTHLGIGSCVIQEMRVGEQCVVGAGAAVVKDIPPDSLALGVPAVVVRKLPPRDVG
- a CDS encoding branched-chain amino acid ABC transporter permease, coding for MDYFLQQFLNGLTLGGVYALVALGYTMVYGIIQLINFAHGEFFAAGGYMGVILLSFLASQGYMDSHPWLCLGVALCLSMAYCAMLAMAVEKVAYKPLRSSTRLSVLLSALGMSIFLQNGLMLTQGVYDKAYPTEFTHGSITLGPVTISLMQGLILGLTVTLLLTLNFVVFKTKLGKAMRATSMDKTMSALTGIDANRIISVTFAIGAALAAAAGILVGLYYGSVRYDMGFVPGIKAFSAAVLGGIGNLYGAMLGGFLIAMVEIMAAAYIPHGGEYKDVFAFIILIAVLYFRPTGIMGENVNDARV
- a CDS encoding DegT/DnrJ/EryC1/StrS family aminotransferase; translated protein: MADRIFLSPPHRAGTELAFLQQALESNYLAPVGPDLDAFEAEIGRLLALPALPTTGRRLVALNSGAAALHLALVLAGVGAGDVVLCPDFAFIASAAPVVQLGAQICAVDAEYATWNMDPDRAEAALVRLQREGRPAKALVVVHGYGRPARMDRFLDLARRFGLALIEDAAESLAATALGRHTGTLGDFGILSFNGNKLITTSGGGMLCCARPEDAEKALALATMARDPGPFFTHSFLGYSYRLSNLLAALGRAQLEALPQRLEQKRRVLEGYRERLAGVAGISFLPEPDPAWGTSNHWLTCIVFDDPGSARGHARREAVRLALERENIEARALWTPLHRQPALTELAGAGLVEGGDVADDLFARGLALPSGTTLTEADQDRICEILAAAASA
- a CDS encoding branched-chain amino acid ABC transporter substrate-binding protein, encoding MRISRLVVLVLALCLGTAQFAWAQTLKVGSLSPLTGPYAADGNDIANGVRAAIKVVTAEGGLPGFDKIELMAEDSACDPRQAVAAANKLINSKVVGVVGAYCSSATIPASEVLAEEDIPMLTPGSTSEKVTERGLKHMWRICGRDDDQSKAAMAFIQNNLKAKSIFIVDDKTTYSQGLADNVAKLSEAAGLTVARDHVNEGDKDFSAVLTKIKAAKPDVFYMSLQNSASGALMLIQAKRTGIDAAILAQDAVYHPQLMEVAKDAAEGVYLTFGFIDEDAPTFKKFLAAYEEFGKPGAYSGYAYDAATVLFSAIKAAGSTDPAKVRAEILKMDFQGATKKIKFTENGDSGSNYIIRQVKGGQFINYWDPATGKTY
- a CDS encoding ABC transporter permease subunit — encoded protein: MTLGSKHARLWLGLAVGLGWFALLLFPLLGITPDGLTFQTTWNVLKPVALAAVGIVGLVSLSHLPAAAGLRRAADSARAGAATAVSRVPTFVWITLLLAGLAAYPQLVGRYGVDVAVNVLVYVCLGLGLNVVVGLCGLLDLGYIAFYGVGAYTYAILATQFGVSFWICLPIAAVLAAVAGACIGYPTLRMRGDYLAIVTLGFGEIIRIIINNWMSLTNGPNGIISIPPPGFYTVVFDGGISLEHVLLRKLDQMYYVVLVLAVGTVIAVRHLNFSRIGRAWEAIREDETAAELMGVNTFRFKLLAYAMGATFGGLAGAFFAARMKSVAPNSFSFIESALVLAMVVLGGLGSIPGIVLGALALIALPEVFREFEQYRMLVFGGAMAVMMLVRPQGLIPAMRMGKRGEDEA